In the Vibrio sp. FE10 genome, ATTGGCGATGCAAACGACACGCAAAACATGAAAGATTTTCAATTCTCTTTCGCAAAACTGATGGAAGATTACCAAGTAGATAAAGTGGTAATTCGTCAGCGCCAAACTAAAGGCAAATTTGCTGGCGGTGGCTTCGGTTTCAAACTAGAAGCAGCAATTCAGTTGATCGATGGCCTAGACGTAACAGTTGTGTCACCAGCTGACATCAAAGAAAGCCTTAAGCGCAACCCTCTTATGATGAAGTTCAAAGAGACTGGCCTTAAGCAATACCAAGAAGCACCGTTTACAACGGCATACGCTTGTTTGATGCAACGTTAATCGTTAGCGGAAGATTTACAAAAAAAGAGCCTGCAATTCAAATTGCAGGCTCTTTTTTGTTTCTACAGCGATGCTTCAAGTACAAGCAGGCTTGGTCAAACACTCTTACCTATCTAATGCTGCGTGTCTTCGGAATTTAACCAGCTCTGGCTTTTTCACCACCAAATAAACCGCAGCGGCTGACAACGCGAAGCCCATTGCACCATAGATGTCGAACGATTCACCGAAGATAAGCCAAGCTTGAATTGCGGTCGTCGGTGGAACGAGATAGAACACCGATGCCACACTTGAAGATGCGCCATGTTCTACCATGTAAAGCAGCAACAATATTGCGATACAAGACAACACAACCACTAGCCAGATTAGCGTTAACGTAAATTCTACCGTCCAGTTCACCTGCATGGTT is a window encoding:
- a CDS encoding DUF3010 family protein, whose amino-acid sequence is MKICGVEIKGNDAIICLLSLSDGVFNIPDCRVSKVAIGDANDTQNMKDFQFSFAKLMEDYQVDKVVIRQRQTKGKFAGGGFGFKLEAAIQLIDGLDVTVVSPADIKESLKRNPLMMKFKETGLKQYQEAPFTTAYACLMQR